A segment of the Aureliella helgolandensis genome:
CGCCCGCGAAGTCCACTTCTACTTCTAGAGGGTCGGTCGGCGTTTCATTGCCCGGCCAAGGTCCGTCGTCCGGTATGTGGAACGAAACGCCATACACTCCATTGGCATTCAGAATGTTGCGCTGGTGGACCTGCTCGCCAAGATCAAGCTTGCCGTTGAAATTTAGATCGGCAAAGATGATGAGCGTTTGAGGGATTGAGGAAGATCCCTCAAGCTCAATAGTAATGGAAATTTCCTGTCCCTCTAGAACGCGCCGGCTAGAGTCGGATGTTCCTCCATCGTAGAGTTTCACACTCCGTATTTTGTATGGCTGTTCGTCCGGCTCGAAGCTAGCTGTTCCTGTTGGGCTGGGGCCAGAGGATGGTGGATCGTACGGTGGAATATATGGAGTCGTTCCCGAAGGTGTGGGCGAGGGCGAGGAAGGAGTTGGAGACGGAGACGGAGATGGAGACGGAGACGGAGACGGAGACGGAGACGGAGACGGGGACGGGGACGGAGACGGGGACGGAGACGGGGATGGAGACGGGGACGGAGACGGGGACGGAGACGGGGATGGAGACGGGGATGGAGACGGGGATGGAGACGGGGATGGAGACGGGGACGGGGACGGGGACGGGGACGGGGACGGAGATGGAGATGGAGATGGAGATGGAGATGGAGATGGAGATGGAGGGTCGAACGGAATGGTACCTGATGGGGTTGGGGTTGAAGGTGTACTGCCGGGCGGATCAATGGGTAACGTCCCCGACGGTGTGGGAATGGGGTAACCACTCTCGTTGCAGAATTCATTGAACGCTCGATCGATCCAATCCTCAGGAATGGAATCTCCACAGTTCCACAATCGAATTGCGGTTTCGTTGATCGAGTCAACAGCGGTTGCTGTTGCAGAGTCGCCTGTGGGCGCTTCGCCTTCGCCGGTTAGTACTTGATCTACTGCGTAACGATCCTGCAAATAATCCTCTTCCGTCGCCTCAGAAGAAGCATGGGTTTGATTGACGTCCGGCTCTTCGGATTCTAGTGGGCTTGAATCTGCAAGTTGATGGTGAATCGTGAATTCCGGCTGAGTGGCGAAGGTGGCAGTCGCGTTGCCAACGGACGTGGGGGACAGAATGCTGGCTGCATGGACTGGCTCCACGGGAGCAAGGGAGGTTGAAGCTTGCTGGGCTTGCGTCGAAATGTTCCTGGACCGATCGTCAGCCCCTGTGAACTCAGCGACCGCTTCAGCCTCATAGGCGATTGCAGACCCCATCGGGATTGACGAATCGCCAGGGGCTGCAGGAGCCTTCCCCGAGGTCGAAAGCTTGGGGCTACCGACAATTCGGGCTTCTGAAGAGAGTACGCTGTACTCGTCAGGGATGTCGGTCGGTGCGATCGTATCGCCAGCCAATACAACTCGAGGCGAGAGTGGCTCGACATTCAGGATGCGATGCCTAGAACGCGTGGCATGAGGAGTGAGAAAGAGAGCCGCGTGTCGCATTTCATGGTCTCCACTTGAAACGCCAAGAGGAAAGTCCATCAAAACGCAAACCCAATTGTCACCGTTTTGATGGCGTTTACCGCCTCACACTAACGCGCTGAAATACAGATGCAACATGTTACTAACAATATCTTTAAGAAAAATTTAGAGCGAAGGCGTAGATGCAGAGGATTGCTGTTTTTGCTTGCGTTTTCTAAGCGCAGCTGCCTGTTCAAACTTCGACGAGGCGGCGGCGTTAGCTTCGGTACCCCCCGCCGGAATTGGAGAAAAGCGAAGTACGTCATAGGGCCCTTCGTACCAACCCACCAAATCTCTGAAGCCGATGCGGTGGAACTGCTCGCCAATGCCTTCGACACACCCAAGTGAGATCGCTATATGCGACCAAGCAACCGCTTGTTGAAAATTTTGCTGCTTGAAGTAGCACCAGCCACTCATCCAAGCCAGTTCGGGAAAGCAGGCATCGATGGATAAACCGATTCCACAACGAGAAATCGCCTCGTCCAAGAGCCCGAGCTCCACACAGCATTTTGCTCCCATATAGCACGCCCAGGCAGCTAACTCATGTCCGGGGTGAATTGAAGCGCAGCGATCAAAAGCTGCGATGGCTCCCTCGTGTTGTAGGAGATTGGCAAGAGTTTGCCCCAGGTAGTACCATGCTCGCCCGTTCTCAGGGCTCCATTTCAAGTCTTCACGCAGAATGCGATGATCTCGCTCAAGCTTGCGGCGCATCGCCTCTGGAGGTTTGGGGATTTCATCGAAGACGAGGTGGGGGAGCACTCGGCGATGGTACTGTTGATGCTTGCTGACCAAAGCCTCGTGTGTCCTGCCTTGCCACTGTAGAGTGGTCGGCAAGCGTATCAAACGCTCCTTGCTATATTGACCATCGCTTGACTCCACCAGCCATAGGTCCACGTCGTCGTGAGTTTCAAGCAGCTCAATCAATTGGTGGAAGGTGAACGCGTCCGACGTGCTGCGCAGTCGTTCGTCGGTGTCGAGTGTCAAGGCCCAGGTGGCGTCGGTTTGTTGCGCGAGCTCAAGTGCAAGGTTGCGAGCTTTGGCGAAGTCATCGGACCAGTTCAAGGTTGCAAGCTGCAGTTTACTTCCTGCCACGGCCCGCGCCACGTCGAGCGTTTTATCTTCGATCCCTGTATCGATCAGTAGGACTTGGTCTACCCAATCCACCACCGACTCCAGCGCATCACCGATCAATTCTTCGCAACTACCTGCGAGGACCGTGCACGCAATTCGAGTCCGTCCGCTGCGGGTTAACGTTTTCGGCAGTGGAACTTTGGGAGCAGGCGGATTGGTCCGAACGACCGAGACCGCTCGGGAAACGGCTTCTGGGCTGGGCGCGAGCTTGAGAAAGTCTACCAGCTTCTCTACCACTACAACTGGGGCGTTCTGCGTCTCTTCAAAATCTATGATCAAGCTACCTTGGCGAGGGAAGGTTGCTGCGAGCTTCGTCCATAGTTGCTGTTGAATATTCTCGGAAGAGGGCCACCAATCCGTGCGTTTGAGCGATTGGATCGAATCGTCCAGTTCTCGACGACTCCAAATTAGCTTGGTGTGTGGGCCCCAGGCGCGCATGAGGTCATTGATCGATAAGGTCAACAGAGGGTGTTTGGCACCCACGACCTTGCAATCTGCGGAAAGTCTGTTGCAGAACCATTGCCGCAGTAGCAAGATGCGATTGGACGCTGGCTCTGCGGCGATAAGCTGCGGTTCTGTCCACCAGCGTCGAAGGGATTGAGCAAGATCTTGCGGTTCGTAGTAGTTTCCCCAAAACGGTGCCCCCATATCAACCCCCAGCTCATGCAGCATTGCCGCAATCATGCTTGACCCCGACCGGTAGGTGCCGACAACGGCGACAGGTTGGACCTCCATCGCGTGCTCCTTTTATCCAATGGTCTGCTGCTTAAAATTCCGGCTCCAGGCAGGCTGCACTAGAGTGTGGAAGCCGGGGAAACGGCGGCCCAATCCGGCTCCGTACTTACAGGTGGGTGGGCCCTTTGTTCGACTCTCGGACGAGCGTACCCGCCCCGCACGATTCCAGTTTGGCCACGCAGTATTAGTACCAACATGAGGTTGGTTAAGAACTCCACCTCTACGACTGGTTGAACCGGTTCTTCAGTCCCAAGCCAGCCCCAGCGACCGTTGCGAAATTCAAATCGCCCCGTGGGATCGTGCCGCCCGACAACGTATCCAGGTCGAAAGATGAGTACCTCCGCGCAGGCTGATTGAATCAAATGTTCGCACCAAAGTTTGTTTTGCGCCATTGAGAATAATTGATCTTCAGGCCAGGAAAGTTCGACTGCTGATGAGGAGATGTAAGTGTAGTGGTCGAATCGACAATTCGTCACAATGTTTTCAATGTGTGCATGCGAATGCCCTGAGAAGTCGACCAAATAATTCCAATGTTGACCGGCTAATTGGGTCGAGCAGGAATTGAAATCGTGGCGATCGCACTTGAGGTGTGGAACTGTCTTGAACAGATCCGGTGCTGTAACGCCCCGATTGAGTAAAGTGACTTCGAGTGTCGTCTGCTCAAGGACACGTTCCACAAAAACGCGACCTATGAAATTGGTACCTCCGAGAACTAGCATGCGTGCCGCCATTGTGGTTTTCCTTTCGACTCTCGTTTCAGCCTTGCAGGCCGCGCACTATGGAACTTTCTGCAATTCTGTCGACGTCTGGAATTTTGCAATCGATTTGTCCGTCCAACGATCCCACGGATCCATGTCGAGGCTCTGCTTAAACGCGACATGCGACTGGTAACGCGCCAATAGATAATTCGGTGAAGCGTGGTACCACCAGACGTAGGCATTGCGCTGTGCTAGCCGGGATCCCAGATACGCGTGGTAGGACACGGGCGACACTTCGAAGATCAGCAGCGAATTATTGGTCGGCGGAATTCGCTGAACTAGCCGTTTTCCCAGTTCCGCGTACAATCCGGTTTCACCCCCAGCCCCCGGTTGCCACGGGGGATTCGCGCAGTAGTAGAGGCAAGCGACTGCCCGCGCTGTCTTAATGGCTTGCGGCTGGCGATCGCGGGTGTCGTCGGAGTAATTGCATTGGCAACCAGCCTGGAACAGACGCATTCCCTGGTAGTTCGGGGCGATGTTGGGAAACGACACAACCGCAAAATCGGTATGCGGCCAACCCGGTTTTGACGGAGCATTGTGGCGATGCATCCCAATCATCACATTCTCATCCAACCGGATTGAGAAAGAACTGGCCGTGAATTCTCGGAATTCCGTCGATACGAAT
Coding sequences within it:
- a CDS encoding Rossmann-fold NAD(P)-binding domain-containing protein translates to MAARMLVLGGTNFIGRVFVERVLEQTTLEVTLLNRGVTAPDLFKTVPHLKCDRHDFNSCSTQLAGQHWNYLVDFSGHSHAHIENIVTNCRFDHYTYISSSAVELSWPEDQLFSMAQNKLWCEHLIQSACAEVLIFRPGYVVGRHDPTGRFEFRNGRWGWLGTEEPVQPVVEVEFLTNLMLVLILRGQTGIVRGGYARPRVEQRAHPPVSTEPDWAAVSPASTL
- a CDS encoding 2OG-Fe(II) oxygenase family protein; this encodes MSIVCRDARITLGSYPFNHMVIENVFPAALASNLGLLFKELITQAKPIGKVGEVGELKYDALNFTPMLSHVQQTSIAAFVSTEFREFTASSFSIRLDENVMIGMHRHNAPSKPGWPHTDFAVVSFPNIAPNYQGMRLFQAGCQCNYSDDTRDRQPQAIKTARAVACLYYCANPPWQPGAGGETGLYAELGKRLVQRIPPTNNSLLIFEVSPVSYHAYLGSRLAQRNAYVWWYHASPNYLLARYQSHVAFKQSLDMDPWDRWTDKSIAKFQTSTELQKVP
- a CDS encoding glycosyltransferase → MEVQPVAVVGTYRSGSSMIAAMLHELGVDMGAPFWGNYYEPQDLAQSLRRWWTEPQLIAAEPASNRILLLRQWFCNRLSADCKVVGAKHPLLTLSINDLMRAWGPHTKLIWSRRELDDSIQSLKRTDWWPSSENIQQQLWTKLAATFPRQGSLIIDFEETQNAPVVVVEKLVDFLKLAPSPEAVSRAVSVVRTNPPAPKVPLPKTLTRSGRTRIACTVLAGSCEELIGDALESVVDWVDQVLLIDTGIEDKTLDVARAVAGSKLQLATLNWSDDFAKARNLALELAQQTDATWALTLDTDERLRSTSDAFTFHQLIELLETHDDVDLWLVESSDGQYSKERLIRLPTTLQWQGRTHEALVSKHQQYHRRVLPHLVFDEIPKPPEAMRRKLERDHRILREDLKWSPENGRAWYYLGQTLANLLQHEGAIAAFDRCASIHPGHELAAWACYMGAKCCVELGLLDEAISRCGIGLSIDACFPELAWMSGWCYFKQQNFQQAVAWSHIAISLGCVEGIGEQFHRIGFRDLVGWYEGPYDVLRFSPIPAGGTEANAAASSKFEQAAALRKRKQKQQSSASTPSL